A window from Rhodothermus bifroesti encodes these proteins:
- a CDS encoding ABC transporter substrate-binding protein — translation MRIVSLFPAATEWVCTFGAQEALVGRSHACDYPPEILDRPVLTRPRIDPTQYAAAIDQDVRALQLQGLSLYEIDWEQLQRLRPELILTQTQCSVCAVSLDVLETELATWPEEHRPQLLAMAPATLKQVLDAALMLGRAIGRLQEAIEVLAHAEKRLRELRDYLGLHRRTDPTALPTVACLEWLDPLIAAGHWMPDVVEMAGGQAVLASPGQPSRTITWEMLLAADPDVVLLMPCGFSIAQTLRELPRLMEQPQWHALRAVQEGRVYVLDGNAYFNRPGPRLYRSIALVAACLYPDRLPPQLLGLKPWELQLLSSAPAT, via the coding sequence ATGCGTATCGTCTCCCTATTTCCAGCAGCTACCGAGTGGGTATGTACTTTTGGCGCACAGGAAGCGCTGGTCGGACGCTCGCATGCCTGTGATTATCCGCCGGAGATTCTCGACCGGCCGGTGCTCACGCGTCCCCGCATCGATCCCACGCAGTACGCAGCGGCGATTGACCAGGACGTTCGGGCTTTGCAGCTTCAAGGGCTGAGCCTTTATGAAATCGACTGGGAGCAGCTGCAAAGGCTGAGGCCTGAATTGATCCTCACGCAGACCCAGTGCTCGGTCTGTGCTGTTTCTTTGGATGTACTGGAGACCGAGCTGGCCACGTGGCCTGAAGAGCACCGCCCACAGCTGCTCGCGATGGCCCCTGCAACACTCAAGCAAGTGCTGGACGCAGCCTTGATGCTTGGTCGTGCCATTGGTCGGTTGCAAGAGGCTATAGAAGTGCTCGCCCATGCTGAAAAACGGCTACGAGAGCTTCGGGATTACTTAGGCCTGCATCGCCGTACTGATCCGACAGCGTTGCCAACAGTGGCCTGCTTAGAGTGGTTGGACCCGCTCATTGCTGCTGGCCACTGGATGCCTGATGTGGTCGAGATGGCGGGTGGGCAAGCGGTGCTGGCAAGTCCGGGACAGCCCTCTCGAACGATCACCTGGGAGATGTTGCTTGCCGCTGACCCCGACGTCGTGCTGCTGATGCCATGTGGCTTTTCCATAGCACAAACGCTTCGAGAACTTCCTAGGCTCATGGAGCAGCCCCAATGGCACGCTTTACGCGCTGTCCAGGAAGGCCGGGTGTATGTTTTAGACGGTAACGCTTATTTTAACCGCCCTGGTCCCCGTCTTTATCGTTCGATCGCCTTGGTAGCTGCTTGCCTATATCCAGATCGCCTACCTCCCCAGTTGCTCGGTCTTAAACCGTGGGAGCTGCAGCTGCTGAGCTCAGCACCAGCAACCTAA